TTTCCACGTTTTAAACATGCAGGGTGACTAAAACGAACCCCACGGGTTACCTTTGCCCGTCTGGACAGTGGGCTGAATATGAGCttgagaaagaaggaaagaaacgaGATAGTGGCGATAAAGAAGGTTGAATGCGCTAGAACCTCAAGATATTTTTGGGAATTCCCTGAAGTTCTCACGCTTTATTGTCTGAGCTCACTCACTTGTTTCCTTGACGCTGGAGGCCTCTTTGGTGAAATTGGCGCCAGCGCCTTTGATGGTCTTTGCACTCAGGTGGAACTTGTAGAGGACGCTGGAGTTGAGGTTGTCCAACGCCACCGTGGTCTCGTTGAGCGGGAAATCCAGGACGGTGGCCGGCCCCACTTCCGTGCTGTTAATGACTGAGCGAGACGTTAGCgtgtaaaaaaaagaaccttgcatttaaaaaaataaataaaaaattaattctGCTGGTACCTGGCTGGTATTTCAGCGTGTACCCAATAAGGCGTCCATTTTTCTTCAGTGGTGGACCCCATTCCAGAGTGAGCGAGTCCAAACTGGTATTcaagacgtttaaaaaagacGGTGGTCCTGGAACTGTATCCAGACGATTTGATTATTAGAagctaaatactttttttttttaaaaacaaggtAAATATTGTGTACCCACCTCCCTCGAGGGTCTCAAATTGCTTGTCCTGACTCTGAGGACCTTCTCCTTTGCTATTCAAGACCCTGATGAAGATGTTGTAGAGGCTGTAGGGCTGCAAGCCCGCTAAGCTTCCCTCGGTCTGATTCTCGCTGAAGGTCAGAACTTGGTCTTGGGAGTCTTGATCCACATCCTCCTCCAGGCCTCGTTGGCGCCGATAGTATACCTTTGGAAGATGCCATGATTATAGACGTCAGATATTAACTGGGTCGGTAGTGAATGGGTTAAAGTACTGGTTATGTTGATGTGAGTTGAAACCGACCTTGTAGCCTTTAAGTTTCCCACGAACCGAGTTAGGCGACACCGGCTCCCAATGCACTTTAGCCATTGTGCTGTTGTCAACCGTGACCAGGACACCATCAGGGGCGGACAAAGGCACTGAAGTGCAGGCATAAAAATAGGAACTGCTTAGCCAAGGATTGTTCAATTCGTAAGAAATTCAAAACTCACAGTCTTCCCCGGAGTATCCGACGACGACCTCGGCTTCCGGCCCGTTGCCGTAGTCGTTGAGCGCTTGGACTTTGATCTCGTAGGGAACGTAGACGGGAACTCCGGACACGACGTATTGTGAGGCGTTAGCCACCGTATTGGAGGACCATTCTTGATCCACGTCCATCTGGCGCCAAAGCACTTTGTACTCCAGACCGGGCCCGTTGGATTGGAATCCTGTCAGCGACTAATCAGACATTTTAGTTGGAGTGAGTTGAGGATATGGAGCTAATCCCGTCGCCCCTGTTCTTACTGTCCAGGAGATGACCAGGTTGCCAGGTTCTGTTCCTTCTCCATGAACATTTGAAGGATTCTCATCAGGTGCTGGAATGCCAAAGAAGGTAGACAATTCATCAGACCACTTATAAATATGCGATCGAAATGAGGAGTCGTGTCCGGTAGCTACCCGCCGGGTTGGTTCTGTACTGGCGTGATGGCTGGCTGGGTTGGCTGTAGCCCACCTGGTTCTTGGCCAGAACCCGGAAGGAGTAGTAGACGTACGGCGAGAGTTCCAGTTGCGCCGTGGTGCTCGTACCAGCCACTTCTGTCATGTTGACCCAGATGCCGGGCTGGTGCAGCAAATCCTCGTACTGGATCAAAAAATCTTGGGAAAGAAAACAATCCTTCACCTCCTGGTCCAATATCAACCCGAATCttccgaaaaaaaaatcttactctGCGTGGCACTGTTGTGTTCATCTCCAGGGATCCAGGTGAGCTGAATACTCCGTTCTGTCTGGTCAGTGAGTTCCAGATCAGTTGGCGGGTCAGGTTTCTCTGCCGAGAGAAGACACGGCTTAGACCGactgtaaaatgttttgctCATTTTAGGTGGTGGTTCTTGGTGACAGGAAATGAAGGAATGTGAATCAAGAGAAACCAAATAAATATTGAGAAACTACGATATGGAGAAAAGACACATGACTACTTTATTTGTTTACCGTAGACAATAGCTGGAGTGGGAGTAGCCTCTGAGAGAGCAAGAATCAAGAGTAGAGTACAAAAAGTTAGTCAAAGTCACAACAAGAAAAGTTGATAGAATAGAAGTGTTTTTTGGAGATACGGTTTCTAAATCGTGTCCATAAATAAAGCGTAAAAGTACCGACGACTGTAAGCGTGGCGCTGGCCGAGTCCCGGTCCAGGGTGGTGTTCATGATGCACGTGTAAGTGCCCTCGTCTTCCTCCGTGACGTCTTTAATCATCAAACTGTCGGTGTCCACCTCAAACCTGAGAAGATGTCGGCGCATTTTGAAGTGATCGAGTAAATCGACGAGTCGGGCCGTACCTCTCGTCGTCTGGCAGCTCGCCGCTGTTTTTCAACCAGATCATGGTGGGGACGAGGGACGGGTCGTGCTTGACTTTACACTCGAAGATGGCGCTCATGCCTCGTTGCACCACCTTGTACTCGGGCTGCTTCAGGATACGCGTGGGCTCTTTGACCTCCAGGAAAACGTGGTTCTCCTTGATGCCCAGGTTGTTGCTAGCAATGCACGTGTACTTGCCGCTGTTCTGCGATTGGGCCACGTTGATCTCCAGCGTGCCGTTCTCGTGGATCACGTAGGGGTCTTCGCTCTTGATGCTGGTTTGTCGATCTTTGAACCTACCGAGGGGACATTTAAGatcaggttttgtttttttagggcAATTGGACGCAAATTGATTTTTACCATGTGATGGTTGGTATGGGTGAGCCGAAAGTGGCGCAGTGGAGTAAAGCGGGACTGTTGGTGATGACCTTGTACACTTGGTTGGGAGGAGTGAGCACCCTCGGGGGCTCCGCTACTTGATCAAAAGTCAAAATTAGCTCGTGGAACGCTATTACGATGTTTGTCACTTACCGAGCACGCTGACAAACGCGTTGGCGATAAGGTAGCCGAATTCGTTTGAGGCGTTACACTGGTAAACGGCGCTGGAGCTGGTTTGCACACGGCTGAGGATGACCGTGTCGCCATCCACCTTGCGAGTGGGGTCCTCGGGAGCATCTGGCAAATTAAAGATTTCAAATTGACCTCATATTAATcacatataaaaagaaaaattgaaaaatatgGGTTGGTTCCCCttccaaaatgaataaaatcagaaatagaaaaaaaagtattgaaaaaatatattttaaaaatatataaaatatatatatataaaaaatatagtagatatacaaatataaaatatatataaaaattataTAAACACCGAGGGTTGGCTCCCTCTCCAAATCAACAaccccaatttttttaaaatcaggaATAGAAATATTATACTCACTCTGTATTGGGATTCCATTGACAAACCAACTAATATCCGGCTTGGGGTCTCCGCTGACTCGACAAGTCAGGATGCCGGTCTCATTTGGGGCCAGGATCAAGTTCCTGGGAGCGCTGATCCAGAATGGAGCAGCTGTTGAATaggaaagaaaagcaaaagaaaCCTGAGAGAGCAGCACATGGATTTAGACGCTTTTGTGAAGAGTCGGCTCAGACCTTTAACGGCGACCTTGATGATGTGGTGTGCCGTGCCCAGGCGGTTGGTCGCCGTGCAGGTGTAGTCGCCGCCGTCGCTTTCGCTTACATCCAAAATCTTAACCGTCTTCTTGTAGTTCAGGAAAGAAACTCTGCTGGTTGCCAGCTCCCCGCCGTCTTTCTGCCAAGACATCTCCGGAGTGGGCCTGCCATGGAAACCGTTATTCACCGTATTCTGTTGCATTCCAGCGAAATATCACACCTACTTACAAGCCTTCGGCGATGCATTCCAGCTCGAGGGTCTCCCCTCGCAGGACCATCTTGGTGCTGGTGGCGCCTAAAGGAGTCATGAAATCGGGACGCCGCTGTCCTGCCGGGAAGGCTGATTGAAATAGGAGAGAAACATGAAATAGAAAATTTGCCACTGAGGGCATCTAAGTGGGTAGAGAGGAAGAATTATATTTGGACATGTGTGCGGGTGGAAGTCACATGGTCAGGCCAGGAGTGGATTGACGCTGGTATCTCATTTTGCAGAAGCTCCCCATCTCGACTTACTTTGCAGCACCGTGACGGAGATGGGCTGCTTCTGCTGAATGGTTTGCGTATACGGGAAGCGGGCGTAGCAGATGTAGTCGTTCCTATTGTCCTCCGGGAGGACGTTGGAAAAGTACAAGTCTCCGTTCAGGGCCTGGGTCACTCGATTGTCCAGCGGCAGCCTCTGGAAAACTGAAGcgagaccattttttttttctgttctctGGAGAATGAATGACAAGATTGACTTACTGTTATCCATCCAAAATATAACGGGAGGGGGCAGCCCTTCCGGGGGGTGGCATTGCAGCACCAGCGAGACCCCGGTCTGCACCGTGATGGGCTCAAGTCTTTCTTTCGACCACAAGGGGGACCCTGGGAGTCACCGCCGTCAGATCAAGCATTCACCCAAAACATTTCATATACGATTCCTTACTGGACTGTCTGATGACGATGTTGTTGGAGATAGCCGTGCCCTGGTCATTGTGGGCCGTGCATTGGTACGTTCCCTCGTAGGCCTCGGCCTTTTCCCCGCTGATGTCGATGACCAGAGTTCCCGAACCGGGCTTCATTAGAACTTTGGAGTCTTGCTCCACATCAAAATGGCTCCCGTTCCTCGTCCAAGAAAAGCTAATTGGCATGAATCATTAATAGATTTGCAGGAGGTTGTTTCTATGCTGGTTGAATCAGTCTTGACGACCGTTGCTAAGGCATCTTCACAATTATAGAAGAGAGGAGGAAAGTAGAAGTTACCTGGGGTGAGGCTTCCCCTTGGCTTCACAGTGGATGATGATGTCCTCCCGTGGGTCGAAGATGTAATCCTTTGGGGATTGCAGCGTGATAGTGGGGGGCTGGGGCACtgcagggtgggggggggcggttAATAATACACATGCAATGGCGTTTT
This is a stretch of genomic DNA from Syngnathus typhle isolate RoL2023-S1 ecotype Sweden linkage group LG21, RoL_Styp_1.0, whole genome shotgun sequence. It encodes these proteins:
- the nrcama gene encoding neuronal cell adhesion molecule a, with protein sequence MGDPAVTRSSARAWGDSFSVGERVNAEHKDDTAPLEIRSEPFPGREELRPHLRRVEPVTMDFPVVHLIMGKSTMRSSGSGAVLLMIFLSHLTAALEVPLDPKVLEGLPQPPTITLQSPKDYIFDPREDIIIHCEAKGKPHPSFSWTRNGSHFDVEQDSKVLMKPGSGTLVIDISGEKAEAYEGTYQCTAHNDQGTAISNNIVIRQSRSPLWSKERLEPITVQTGVSLVLQCHPPEGLPPPVIFWMDNIFQRLPLDNRVTQALNGDLYFSNVLPEDNRNDYICYARFPYTQTIQQKQPISVTVLQTFPAGQRRPDFMTPLGATSTKMVLRGETLELECIAEGLPTPEMSWQKDGGELATSRVSFLNYKKTVKILDVSESDGGDYTCTATNRLGTAHHIIKVAVKAAPFWISAPRNLILAPNETGILTCRVSGDPKPDISWFVNGIPIQNAPEDPTRKVDGDTVILSRVQTSSSAVYQCNASNEFGYLIANAFVSVLAEPPRVLTPPNQVYKVITNSPALLHCATFGSPIPTITWFKDRQTSIKSEDPYVIHENGTLEINVAQSQNSGKYTCIASNNLGIKENHVFLEVKEPTRILKQPEYKVVQRGMSAIFECKVKHDPSLVPTMIWLKNSGELPDDERFEVDTDSLMIKDVTEEDEGTYTCIMNTTLDRDSASATLTVVEKPDPPTDLELTDQTERSIQLTWIPGDEHNSATQNFLIQYEDLLHQPGIWVNMTEVAGTSTTAQLELSPYVYYSFRVLAKNQVGYSQPSQPSRQYRTNPAAPDENPSNVHGEGTEPGNLVISWTSLTGFQSNGPGLEYKVLWRQMDVDQEWSSNTVANASQYVVSGVPVYVPYEIKVQALNDYGNGPEAEVVVGYSGEDLPLSAPDGVLVTVDNSTMAKVHWEPVSPNSVRGKLKGYKVYYRRQRGLEEDVDQDSQDQVLTFSENQTEGSLAGLQPYSLYNIFIRVLNSKGEGPQSQDKQFETLEGVPGPPSFLNVLNTSLDSLTLEWGPPLKKNGRLIGYTLKYQPVINSTEVGPATVLDFPLNETTVALDNLNSSVLYKFHLSAKTIKGAGANFTKEASSVKETTHIQPTVQTGKGPTEPPPHPTSPVTQSTHPPLRKAPSVAPVFGIVNTSVWEECAMITWEYFGHHKNIYVEYTVENSKEDWKRESVNGSHSHILKGLKPGTSYRVRVVARDPAGAAPHTTTEEVVTVPAVASRHVDIATQGWFIGLMCAIALLILVLLIVCFIKRNKGGKYPVKEKEEAHQDPEIQPMKEDDGTFGEYSDTEDHKPLKGSRTPSNGTVRRDESDDSLVDYGEGGDGQFNEDGSFIGQYSGKKEKDTHEGNESSEAPSPVNAMNSFV